Genomic segment of Sulfitobacter faviae:
TGCCCGAGGGGGCGAAGCTCTACGAGAAGGATTTCTACGCGCCATGGCCGATTGAATGACCATGGCCCACACAGGGAAGGAAAACGGCCAATGAGCCTTGGACCATGTGAGATTTTCGAGGTCGGCCCACGGGACGGTCTGCAGAACGAGAAACGCGAGATCCCCGTTGCCGAGAAGGTCGCGCTGGTGGACAAGCTGAGCCAAGCGGGCTTTGCCCGCATCGAATGCGCCAGTTTCGTCAGCCCCAAGTGGGTGCCGCAGATGGCCGGTTCGGGCGAGGTGCTGGAGCAGATCTCCCGCGCGGAGGGCGTGCGCTATGCGGCGCTGACACCGAACATGCGCGGCTATGAAGATGCGCTGGCCGCGAAGGCCGACGAGATCGCCATTTTCGCCTCTGCCTCCGAAGGGTTCAGCCAGAAGAACATCAACGCCAGCATCGACGAGGCTTTCGAGCGTTTCGCCCCCATCCTTGAGCAGGCCCGGCACGTGGACATTCCCGTGCGCGGTTATGTCTCTTGCGTGGTGGAATGCCCCTATGACGGCAAGGTCGATCCCGGCGACGTAGCCCGCGTGGCCGACAAGCTCTTTGCGATGGGCTGCTACGAGATTTCCTTGGGCGACACCATCGGCGCGGGCACGCCCGACAGCATCGCGCGGATGCTGCTTTCGGTGCGCGACGTGGTGCCGGCGGGGCGGCTCGCGGGGCATTACCATGACACCCACGGGCGGGCGATGGCCAATATCGACGCCTCATTGTCGATGGGCCTGCGGGTCTTCGACGCAGCGGTCGGTGGCTTGGGCGGCTGCCCCTATGCGCCGGGGGCGGCGGGCAATGTCGCCACCGAGGCGGTGAACGAACATCTGACGGCGCTTGGCTACGACACCGGCGTCGATCAGGCGGTGGTGCTGGAGGCCGCCGAAATGGCACGGGCAATGCGAGGCTGACATGTACGAGACTTTGACGATCGAAACCGACGCGCGCGGGGTGGCGACGCTCACCCTCAACCGGCCGGAGAAACACAACGCCATGTCGGCGCAGATGCTGGCCGACCTGACCGCGGCGGCGGGCGAGCTGGCCGAGGATGACGCGGTGCGTGTCGTGGTGCTGACCGGGGCGGGCAAATCCTTCT
This window contains:
- a CDS encoding hydroxymethylglutaryl-CoA lyase; the protein is MSLGPCEIFEVGPRDGLQNEKREIPVAEKVALVDKLSQAGFARIECASFVSPKWVPQMAGSGEVLEQISRAEGVRYAALTPNMRGYEDALAAKADEIAIFASASEGFSQKNINASIDEAFERFAPILEQARHVDIPVRGYVSCVVECPYDGKVDPGDVARVADKLFAMGCYEISLGDTIGAGTPDSIARMLLSVRDVVPAGRLAGHYHDTHGRAMANIDASLSMGLRVFDAAVGGLGGCPYAPGAAGNVATEAVNEHLTALGYDTGVDQAVVLEAAEMARAMRG